Proteins from a genomic interval of Harpia harpyja isolate bHarHar1 chromosome 7, bHarHar1 primary haplotype, whole genome shotgun sequence:
- the PPIH gene encoding peptidyl-prolyl cis-trans isomerase H, with protein MAVLASNPNNPVVFFDVTIGGQEVGRMKIELFADVVPKTAENFRQFCTGEFRKDGVPIGYKGSTFHRVIKDFMIQGGDFVNGDGTGVASIYRGPFADENFKLKHSAPGLLSMANSGPSTNGCQFFITCSKCDWLDGKHVVFGKIVDGLLVMRKIENVPTGPNNKPKLPVVISQCGEM; from the exons ATGGCGGTGCTGGCATCCAACCCCAACAACCCGGTCGTCTTTTTCGATGTTACTATCGGCGGGCAG GAGGTCGGCCGCATGAAGATTGAGCTGTTTGCCGACGTTGTACCCAAAACGGCAGAGAACTTCAG gcaGTTTTGTACAGGTGAATTCAG gAAAGATGGTGTCCCTATAGGTTATAAAGGAAGCACTTTCCACAG GGTAATAAAGGATTTCATGATCCAAGGAGGTGACTTTGTAAAC GGAGACGGCACTGGAGTAGCCAGTATATATAGGGGTCCTTTTGCAGATGAAAACTTCAAGCTGAAACACTCTGCTCCTGGGCTGCTCTCTATG GCAAACAGTGGTCCGAGTACCAACGGCTGTCAGTTTTTCATTACATGCTCCAAATGTGACTGGTTGGATGGAAAACACGTTGTGTTTG GTAAAATTGTCGATGGGCTGTTGGTCATGAGAAAAATTGAA AATGTGCCTACGGGTCCAAATAACAAACCCAAACTGCCAGTTGTGATCTCTCAGTGTGGGGAAATGTAA